The sequence TCTGCCAGTGTGATGTCGTTCAGAAAGCCGCAAATGCGTTTACTTAAATCACACCATAATGAGTGAGTCAGACAAATATTACCGTCCTGACACCCCTCTTTACCCTTGCAACGGGTGGCATCGACAGAATCATCAACGGCGATGATAACAGCACCGACCGCAATAGCTGCTGCATCTTTACCCAGCAGATAACCGCCACCTGGACCACGCACGCTGGCCACTAAGCCATTTTTGCGTAACCGTGAGAAAAGTTGTTCCAGGTAGGATAATGAGATCCCTTGACGGTCAGAAATATCGGCCAGAGGAACTGGCCCGTCATGGGAATGTAATGCCACATCAAGCATGGCGGTCACGGCATAACGGCCTTTGGATGTCAGTCTCATAGCTAAAATTACCTGTTGACGAAAACAAGTCCGAAGTCTG comes from Yersinia bercovieri ATCC 43970 and encodes:
- the iscR gene encoding Fe-S cluster assembly transcriptional regulator IscR gives rise to the protein MRLTSKGRYAVTAMLDVALHSHDGPVPLADISDRQGISLSYLEQLFSRLRKNGLVASVRGPGGGYLLGKDAAAIAVGAVIIAVDDSVDATRCKGKEGCQDGNICLTHSLWCDLSKRICGFLNDITLAELVNNKDILEVADRQDNDTRRTTSGRPQETINVNLRA